The genomic region GCCTCTCCGGTTCTTTACTTTTCTTCCGAACCGCCTTTGACAAAGGAAGAGATTCTCAGTCTCATAATGACCGGTGCCACGCCGTCAGAGATGGAGAGGAGTAATGAGCTTTTCCCGGTCGTCCAGGTGGCTTACTATGCAACTTCCACGTTTTTAAAGCCTGTTGAGAAAACTTTTTCAAAACTACTGAAATTAGAGTCCTTTTCGCTTGAGCCTTATATAACCAGGTACGGAGAAACGGTTATAAAGTTTTCGGTAACAAAAAGGATAGGAGACAGATTAAGGTTTATCGGTTATGAAACTACAGGTCAAGACCCTGAATTTAGTATTGGTGCGCAGTATTTCGTGGGTCACTATAAAAATGTTTATCTTGAATATCAGTACAGTAATTACTACCATAACGAGTACGGTGTCGGTTTTGACTTTAGAATTAAGGACTGGGTATGGCTAAAAGAGAAGATAGAAAGAAAGATAGAAAAATTGAAGAAATAGCAGATGCTTTGAAAAAAGCCGGTGCGGTTTCACAGCAACCGCCGGAACATGCCGCCTACAGGTTTAAGTTTGGTGATGGTATCGTTACAATTTATAAATCAGGTTCAATTGTTTACGGCGGTAAGGAAAGAGACAGGGATGTACTTAAAAGCGTTGTTGATACCGTTTTGATAGGAAACGTGGATAAAACGCCGCGAATAGGGTGCGATGAAGCGGGAAAAGGTGAGTATGTGGGACCTCTGGTGGTTGCGTGTGTTTACTGTGACGGTCCTGCCGTTGAAGAATTGATAAAGATGGGTGTTAAGGATTCAAAGAGACTTTCCGATAAAAAGGTATGTGAACTTGCAGAAAAAATTAAGCAGGTTGCTCACGGTGCTGTTAAAGTTTTAATGCCGCAGGAGTACAATAAACTCTATTCTAAATACAAAAACTTAAACAGACTGTTAGATTCAGTCTATCTTTCTTTAATAGAGAAACTTGTTAAAAAGTATAAGCCGTTAAAAGTAGTAGTCGATAAGTATGGAAACAGTGTGGAGAAAAGACTTCGTGACTGTTTGCCTGAATCGGTAGAAATTGTTGTTGTTGAAAGAGCGGAGAAAGATCCTGTCGTGGCGGCAGCTTCTATAATTGCCAGAGCTGAGAGGTTGAAGGGCTGCAAGATGTTAGAAAAGAAGTTTGGAGTTTCCATTCCTGCAGGTAACAGCAGAGAAGAGATAGTAAAATTTCTTAAATCGGTATCAAAGGATATGTTAACATATCTTGCTAAGATTCATTTCAATATGAATGTGTGATGGAGGTTTTACTTGAAAGGTTTTCGTAGATTTTTAACGATGCTTGGAGCGGTTTTTCTTCTTATCCTGTTTTTCAGCCTGATGCGGTTTCTCTTTTCCGGTGAGGTTCCTTCGGGTAAAGGGATAGCGATTTTAAAAGTTAATGGCGTTATAACAGATACCAGCTATTACATTAAGGAACTTGAGAAGCTTTCGAAAAACAGGAACGTTAAAGCGATTGTTTTAAGGATTGATTCTCCCGGTGGTTCTGTCGTTCCGTGTCAGGAAATGTACGACGAAATTTTAAGGGTGAAAAAGAAAAAACCGGTTGTCGTTTCTATGGGTTCTGTTGCTGCTTCCGGTGGCCTTTACATTTCCGTTGCTGCTAACAGGATAGTTGCTGATCCTGCCACTATTACAGGAAGTATCGGTGTAATAATGCAGACAATGAACTTTAGAAAAGTAGCGGATAAATTGGGAATAAAGGTTGTTACAATTAAAAGCGGTCCTCACAAAGACCTGTTGAATCCCTTTAAAAAGGTTGATCCCGGTGATGTTGCAATTGTTCAAAATGTTATAAACGATGTTTATCAACAGTTTTTAGAAGCTGTTTCCAAAGGAAGGCACATTTCCATGGACAAGCTAAAACCAATAGCAGACGGTAGAATATTTTCAGGAAGAGAAGCTCTCAAGC from Desulfurobacterium sp. TC5-1 harbors:
- the rnhC gene encoding ribonuclease HIII, whose protein sequence is MAKREDRKKDRKIEEIADALKKAGAVSQQPPEHAAYRFKFGDGIVTIYKSGSIVYGGKERDRDVLKSVVDTVLIGNVDKTPRIGCDEAGKGEYVGPLVVACVYCDGPAVEELIKMGVKDSKRLSDKKVCELAEKIKQVAHGAVKVLMPQEYNKLYSKYKNLNRLLDSVYLSLIEKLVKKYKPLKVVVDKYGNSVEKRLRDCLPESVEIVVVERAEKDPVVAAASIIARAERLKGCKMLEKKFGVSIPAGNSREEIVKFLKSVSKDMLTYLAKIHFNMNV
- the sppA gene encoding signal peptide peptidase SppA, with product MKGFRRFLTMLGAVFLLILFFSLMRFLFSGEVPSGKGIAILKVNGVITDTSYYIKELEKLSKNRNVKAIVLRIDSPGGSVVPCQEMYDEILRVKKKKPVVVSMGSVAASGGLYISVAANRIVADPATITGSIGVIMQTMNFRKVADKLGIKVVTIKSGPHKDLLNPFKKVDPGDVAIVQNVINDVYQQFLEAVSKGRHISMDKLKPIADGRIFSGREALKLGLVDELGDLQKAVSVARELSHSPDAKPFEVKKEKPFIDRIIGGEVSLFFDKISAILKGEVERKELMYLY